The Castanea sativa cultivar Marrone di Chiusa Pesio chromosome 11, ASM4071231v1 genome contains a region encoding:
- the LOC142614738 gene encoding melianol synthase CYP71BQ5-like: protein MLQVFSFPHFTWLFFLFILVIYWKRSKAKSQGHKLPPGPWKLPLIGNLHQLVFSLPHRSLRDLAQKYGPIMQLQLGEVLAIIISSPKVVEEVLKTHDTALANRPIILAVEVMSYHNSGIVFAPYGDYWRQMRKICVTKLLSAKRVQSFSRIREEEVNNLVKSISLSEGVPINLSEKIFSSTNCMASRAVIGKKCKYEKEFISLIKEMFTLGGGFDLPDLFPSLKFLGFLTGMKSALEKIQKQLDRILDEIVNEHKMKRSATSSNKHEPGDDDEDDDLVDVLIKLQEMGELEFRVTSNHIKAVTEDIFSAANETSASTIEWAMSELLRNPRVMEKAQTEVRQVLQGRRNLDETYVHKLDYLKLVVKETLRLHPPGALVSRESREKCEINGYEIPSNTKVIINIWAIGRDPEYWIDADCFWPERFHGSSIDFKGTNCEFIPFGGGRRMCPGMSFALAIVELVLSQLLFHFNWKLPNDIKLEELDMSECLGFTYRRRNDLFVIATPWASFN, encoded by the exons ATGCTCCAAGTTTTCTCCTTTCCACATTTTACTTGGCTCTTCTTCTTGTTTATACTGGTTATTTACTGGAAGAGATCTAAAGCCAAAAGCCAAGGGCATAAGTTGCCACCAGGGCCATGGAAACTACCTCTTATAGGAAATTTGCACCAGCTAGTTTTCTCCCTTCCACATCGATCTTTAAGAGACTTAGCCCAGAAATATGGACCTATTATGCAACTACAACTGGGTGAGGTCTTGGCTATAATCATTTCATCTCCAAAAGTAGTTGAAGAAGTGCTGAAGACGCATGATACTGCTTTGGCAAATCGGCCAATTATTCTTGCTGTTGAAGTTATGTCCTATCATAATTCAGGTATTGTCTTTGCTCCCTATGGTGATTATTGGAGACAAATGCGAAAGATTTGTGTCACAAAGCTCCTGAGTGCCAAGCGAGTCCAGTCATTTAGCAGAATTAGAGAAGAAGAGGTAAATAATCTTGTTAAATCCATTTCATTGTCAGAGGGAGTTCCAATCAATCTCAGTGAGAAGATCTTCTCCTCAACAAATTGTATGGCTTCCAGGGCAGTCATTGGGAAGAAGTGCAAATACGAAAAAGAATTCATATCATTAATCAAGGAAATGTTTACTCTAGGTGGAGGCTTCGACTTACCTGATTTGTTCCCTTCACTGAAGTTCCTTGGCTTCCTTACTGGAATGAAGTCTGCCCTggagaaaatacaaaaacagttaGATAGGATTCTTGATGAAATAGTGAACGAGCATAAGATGAAAAGAAGTGCCACTTCAAGCAATAAACATGAACCAGGTGATGATGACGAAGATGATGACTTAGTTGATGTGCTTATCAAACTTCAGGAGATGGGTGAGCTTGAATTTCGTGTCACAAGCAACCACATCAAAGCTGTTACTGAG GACATCTTCTCTGCAGCAAATGAGACTTCAGCTTCCACAATAGAATGGGCAATGTCGGAATTATTGAGAAATCCTAGAGTGATGGAGAAGGCACAAACCGAAGTGCGACAAGTTCTACAAGGGAGAAGGAATCTGGATGAGACATACGTTCATAAACTAGATTACTTGAAATTAGTTGTGAAAGAAACACTACGATTACATCCTCCTGGTGCCTTGGTTTCAAGAGAATCAAGagaaaaatgtgaaattaaTGGGTACGAGATACCAAGCAACACAAAAGTAATCATAAATATATGGGCTATAGGGAGAGATCCTGAATATTGGATTGATGCTGATTGCTTTTGGCCAGAGAGATTCCATGGTTCTTCTATTGATTTTAAAGGGACCAACTGTGAATTCATTCCATTTGGAGGTGGTAGGAGGATGTGTCCTGGCATGTCATTTGCTCTTGCAATTGTTGAACTTGTTCTTTCTCAATTACTATTTCACTTCAATTGGAAACTCCCCAATGACATCAAACTTGAAGAGCTTGATATGTCCGAGTGTTTGGGATTTACCTATAGGAGAAGGAACGATTTGTTTGTAATTGCCACTCCTTGGGCTTCTTTTAATTGA